The following are from one region of the Salicibibacter kimchii genome:
- a CDS encoding plasmid pRiA4b ORF-3 family protein, translated as MNQESPLFSWHANEITMSRRKAVVLVNDNNRYVVVLYGLKKKDFQKLDQLIGNERQPIVNLVPDEESLGYEYDVPMKLETGIKLSEYLPAEVTYVYDFGDDWVDRIEVDKMMEDFDKNYPVCLEAHGNAPPEDVGGEGGYENFLDIIADQHHPDHENMLAWGRM; from the coding sequence GTGAACCAGGAATCGCCTTTGTTTTCTTGGCATGCCAATGAGATAACGATGAGCCGGAGGAAGGCTGTCGTCCTTGTTAATGACAACAATCGATATGTCGTTGTTTTATATGGACTTAAGAAGAAAGATTTTCAGAAGCTGGATCAGTTGATAGGTAATGAAAGGCAGCCAATTGTAAATCTCGTTCCTGATGAAGAGTCTCTAGGTTATGAATACGATGTTCCAATGAAGCTTGAAACGGGTATCAAGCTATCCGAATATCTCCCGGCTGAGGTGACATATGTCTATGACTTTGGGGATGATTGGGTGGATCGGATTGAAGTCGATAAGATGATGGAAGATTTCGATAAAAATTATCCGGTCTGTCTTGAAGCCCATGGCAACGCGCCACCCGAGGATGTTGGTGGAGAAGGAGGATATGAAAACTTCCTGGACATTATAGCGGACCAACATCATCCCGACCATGAGAATATGTTGGCATGGGGGCGTATGTAA
- a CDS encoding Rpn family recombination-promoting nuclease/putative transposase, translated as MRPKLLKRLSLDRLMDLKVDYAFKQLFGSEKNKEITVVFLNAVLQRNEHHRIKEISFANVEKSADYEEDKESRLDIVAVTDANEWINIEIQFTNKYDMVKRSLYYWSGLYQKQLTRRMSYTRLQPVIAINIMNFDLFKEMGRFHTSYRLYEDHDKTLLTDVMEFHFLEMPKLLRDWKENKLDPWNDTLARWLLLLGIVDHRKNKVYEDIYKELEEIAMEDENLRNAFQDWETLSASQEEWLAYEGRLKRVLDDESARIDMENLEKEARKARQEGEKARQEGEKEGRQEGRQLGRQEEVVESTIMFLKVKFPEYSMDAVSEKMKAIENLESLKKLQQELAQAKTWTEVEELLEM; from the coding sequence CCTCGACCGTCTAATGGATCTCAAGGTTGACTATGCGTTTAAGCAATTGTTCGGAAGTGAGAAAAACAAGGAAATTACCGTTGTTTTTTTAAATGCCGTCCTTCAGCGCAATGAACATCATCGTATTAAAGAAATCTCGTTCGCGAATGTGGAAAAAAGTGCTGATTATGAGGAAGACAAAGAGTCGCGTCTTGATATCGTCGCTGTAACAGATGCCAATGAATGGATCAATATTGAGATTCAATTTACAAACAAATATGATATGGTTAAAAGATCATTGTACTATTGGTCGGGATTGTACCAAAAGCAATTGACAAGACGAATGTCATATACGCGGTTGCAGCCGGTGATCGCCATCAATATTATGAATTTTGATTTATTCAAGGAAATGGGTCGTTTCCATACATCTTATCGTTTGTATGAAGACCATGATAAGACGTTGCTCACGGATGTTATGGAATTTCACTTTCTCGAAATGCCAAAGTTGCTTCGTGATTGGAAAGAAAACAAATTGGATCCGTGGAATGATACATTGGCACGGTGGCTGTTGCTGTTAGGAATTGTCGATCATCGCAAAAACAAGGTCTATGAAGACATCTATAAAGAACTGGAGGAGATTGCCATGGAAGATGAAAACCTTCGGAATGCGTTTCAGGACTGGGAAACGTTAAGTGCATCGCAAGAAGAATGGCTTGCGTATGAAGGACGCCTCAAACGGGTGTTGGATGATGAGTCTGCTCGAATTGATATGGAGAACCTGGAAAAAGAAGCACGAAAAGCACGACAAGAAGGAGAAAAAGCACGACAAGAAGGAGAAAAAGAAGGCCGACAAGAAGGTCGACAATTAGGGCGACAAGAAGAAGTCGTCGAGTCTACAATCATGTTTTTAAAAGTGAAATTCCCTGAATATTCCATGGATGCTGTCTCGGAAAAAATGAAGGCTATTGAAAACCTTGAATCACTGAAAAAACTTCAACAAGAGTTGGCTCAAGCCAAAACATGGACGGAAGTGGAGGAGTTGCTGGAAATGTGA